The sequence AGCCAATGCCAAGTGTAGGACACCTGCAAGTGGTGCTTAATTGGCAACAGCAACCCGTTTGTATTGTTGAAATAGACTCAGTGGAAACATGTCGATATAACGAAGTGACTGCAGAGTTTGCCTTTGCCGAAGGAGAGGGGGATCGCTCGTTAGCATCTTGGCGAGAAACCCACTGGCAGTTCTTTTCTGGTGAATGTGCAGAGCTCAATATTACGCCTAATGATGATATGCTATTGGTTTTAGAGCGTTTCCATGTAGTGTATGAGTAACGTCATCACAAATAGTCCCATATAAACAACTTCCACATCTACGCCAGTAAGGATACGGCTAATGAAACCTTCGCAAATAGAAAAAGCTTACGATCAAATTACGCACTTATGGGAAAGTGAGACATTTGATCGCTCAAATGGCATCGAACAGCATAAAAAAGCGATCTCATTTACGAGTAATAAAAGAAAAGCATTAGATATTGGCTGTGGATGCACAGGACGTTTTATCGAGTTGCTTTTAGAGGAAGGCTTTACGCCTTCGGGTATCGATATATCGTCTAAAATGCTAAAAATCGCAGGGAAAAGACATCCTAACGTTGATTTTACACATGCTGATATCTGTGAGATTGAATTAGAAGATAAGTACGATTTCATTACTGCATGGGACAGCATCTGGCACATACCTCTTGCCGAGCAACGTAATGTCATAAGCAAGATCGTGGCAAGTTTAAATGAAGGCGGTGTGTTCATTTTTTCCTTTGGCGGTTTAACCGAAGAAGGCCACCACACAAATAGCGTAATGGGACCTGAAGTCTATTATTCATCCCTTGGTACTAACGGCTTTTTGAGCTTATTCCTAGAATTAGGATGCGTTATTCGCCATCTCGAATTTGACCAATACCCCGAACTTCACACCTACCTTATCGTAGAAAAGTGCGGGGTCAGGTCTTGAAATTTGCATGCAAATTTCAAGACCTGACCCCGCAATAAAACGGCCCCTTTATAAAGGAATAGATAATGAAAGTATATGGAGATTTACAATCTGGGAATTGCTTGAAAGTTAAGATGTTATTGTCATTTTTACAGATTGAACATGAGTGGATCCATGTTGATATCTTAAATGGTGAGTCAAAAACAGATTCTTTCTTGACGAAATTTCCGAATGGAAAAATTCCTGCAGTGGAATTGGATGACGGGCGTTATTTATGTGAATCTAACGCCATTTTAGGCTTCTTTGCTGAAGATACATCTCTTTTGCCTCATGATAGCTTTCAGAAAGCAAAAGTCTATGAATGGCTGTTCTTTGAGCAGTACAGTCATGAACCCTATATTGCGGTTGCGCGTTTTATTCAAAAGTATCTAGGTATGCCAGAGGAAAGAAGGGATGAGTATTTGTCGCTTCAAGCAGGGGGAAATAAAGCCCTGCAGCTAATGGACAATCAATTGAGTCAGACGACATACCTTGTTGGCAATGAAATGACGATAGCCGATATCGCCTTGTATGCCTACAGCCATATTGCAGATGAAGGTGGATTTGATCTCAATCGATATCCTGCGGTGCAGCGTTGGTGTCGCCAAATTCAATCGATGCCTAGATATGTTGGAATTGGGGTCAGGTCTTGAAATTTGCATGCAAATTTCAAGACCTGACCCCGCAATTAACGTTGTTCGAATATGGCGGCTGTCCAGGCTGGGATTATGGCGATGTTGTCGGTGAGTTCGGTGCCTTGGGTTAGTGAGAATGGGCCTAGTTGCTGGTGGTAGCGGTGCAATTTGAATTGGCTCATGTCCAGTTGGTTTATGGTTTGTAGATCGTTGCGGGCGTTGATTACGATAAGCAGTCTTTGACGCACAGAGTCGATATTTTCAAATGGGGCTCGGTTGTCGATGCTCATTATGATAAGTCCAGGGATCTGCTTTGAGCCAGTATTATGGAATTTAACTCGTTGAATAATTTCTCTGCCATCGCCTAAGGTAAAGAGTGGGCTACTGGCTCGAATTTCCATCATTTCTTTGAAGTAGCGTTCCATTTTAATCATATCGCGGGTCGAAAGTTCCACTTTGCCTTGGGTGTTTTCGTAGATGCTTTCAATCGTTTGCCAATTGTTTTTATCTTTGTCGGCGCTCGGTAGTCCAATATTCCAGTTGTTAGACTGCTTTGTAAAATCGACTTTGTTATACCAATCCCCTGAATTGTACGAATCTCTTTGCATTGATTTTGAGCGCAGTAATTCACTGCCCATATGATGAAAAACCACATTTTGCCCGTACATGACGGTAGCTAGACTAACCGCGTGCATACGGATGCGAGTATTAAGATCTGCATCAAAAGGCGCTTTATATTGCAGGTTATCCCATAGAGTTTGATTGTCGTGTTTTTCAACGTAATTGATGGTTTCCCACGCATCTTTGGCATAACCAGCAGGTTGGTTGTTGTAATCTAATTCAGCGCCGGTAATTGAACGATTTTGACTATCTTGCATCGGATAATCACGTAAATTACCTGCCATACCAAGGCGCACGAGATCGGCAAGATGCTTAGCTTGGGTTTCACTTAGCGCATTTAGCTCATTAGGATAGACAAAAGCGCCATTTCCAAACCCTTGCGATGCTCTTAACTGTGTTGATTGATCAAAGGGGGAACCGCCACGCACCGCATCGCGCATGCGATCGGAAAATGATCCTATACCCGTGCCGTATAAATTGAGCTGTGACGCTTGTTTGAACATTTTATCGTTGGCGACTTCGCCAAAATCCCATCCTTCACCATAAAAATAGACATCTGGATTGATGGCTTTGACGGCATCTAATGAGGCTAATATCTGCGATCTTGGATGATGTCCCATAAGATCCCAGCGAAATGCGTCGATTTTATAATCTTTTGTCCAAACCAATATGGAATCAGTGATCAGCTTTTCCATCATAGCGCGCTCTGGAGCGGTATTGGCGCAACAGGTACTTTGTTCGAGTTCTCCGGTAATAGGATGCAGTCTGTGATAGTAGTTAGGGACAATTTTATCGAGCACTGATTTGTCAGCAAGACCTGCGGCGTGAGTATGGTTATACACCACATCCATCACCACGTTCATTTTTATATCAGACTTAATTGCCGCAACCATAGTGCGAAATTCTAAAATACGTTGCATGCCATTGGCGCTAGTGGCGTATGATCCTTCGGGCGTTGAATAATGGAAGGGATCATAGCCCCAATTGTAGCTGTCGTTTTTAGCGATGATACCGGTTAACTCTTGCACTAGTGGTGTGGTGGAACTGTCCTTGTTTTTGAGTTGTTGCAACACTTGTATTCCCGTTAACGAGCTTTCGCAATACACAGATAAATCGGCATGACGCAACAGCTCTGGGTTAGCCTGACAAAGGGTTTTAAAAGGCTGATTAATATTGGCAATTTCAGTGACTTCTTCATTGATAGTGGCAATATCAAACACGGGTAATAAATGTAAGTGACTTGCTCCACGTCGTGACAGTGATTTCAAATGCTTTACGGGTAATGAATTCTCGTCAGTAAAAGCGAGGTATTTGCCTCGATGTGCTTCGATTGTGGAGAGTTCAAGGGCCGAGAAGTCTCTTACATGCGTTTCATAAATTACAAAAGAAGCCGGATTTTTCTGCGCTACTGGCGCACTTAGCGCATCCCAACCGGCAGGCTTTAATTGTGGATGATTAAGATCCACAACTTGGCTATGTTGCGAGTTGGTGGAAAGACTCAATGAATAAGGGTCGGTAACTGAAACGGTTTCTATTCTTGCTGAGTTTGGATGAAACAGCGTGACTTGATAACGATAGAAATCCCCATGCGTTAGGTTCGCGTATTCAACAAACCAACTTCCTGAACCAATATCACGACGCATGAGAATAGGAGTACCCGCTTGCAACTCTTGGTTAAATGGGATTAGCTTTACTTGCTGCGCGGTAGGTGCCCAAACGCGAAATGAAGTGGTGTTAGTTTCACTATCAACTACCGCACCAAATTGTAACTGTGTTGCGTTTTCGGCATACAAAGCATCCAATAGTGGCGCGAGTTGCACTTTGGTTACCGATTGTAATGTTGCAGGTTGATTGGCCTCTTTTTTATCACGGCTATAACTGGCAACCCAGATCTGCCCGCGAATTAAATGATCAATTGAACCGCCAGTATCATTAATTTGCAGTTGATAAGCGTTAAACTGCGTCGAAAGGTGAGGATATTGCGCCTTCCATGAATCATCAGCTGTTTCAATAAGGGAGAGTGTTTTCGATGCTCCTTCAATCTGGTTTTGTTGTTCGTTGACACTCATTCCGCCTGTTGCCGCAATCACAAGTTGAGCTTGCTCAGTTTCAATAGGAAGTAATATCAGCGAAGGTGTGATCCAATGTGCTTTAGCATCTTGCACAGCAATGGACGATTTAGGCAGAGTTCTTGATGGGGTATAAAAAACGCGATTCGTATCTTTGAACACATAACCTACCTTAGCGCCTGGTGCGGATGATTGTGCAAACATCAGTTTTAAGTGAGATGTTTGATAATTAGGATCAAAGCTGTGCGGCATAAAGTTAACGCAGCTTGCATTGGTTTCGATAGGGATATCCCAATACAGCCCATAATTGGGATTACGTCCACTAGGCTCTAGCCCATAATTCCAGTCTGTATCGTCACTTTGATAGCCAGAACACTGTTTAGTGTTCCAAACATGCAATGTGTATTCGACGCTGGTTTGACCGTCATTAAAATAAATTCGCGCAATATTGGGGTTACTTAGAGTCACGCTATCGAGGGTGTCTTGCTGGTTCGATCCGCTGGAGCAGGCGAGGGTAGAAAGTGCAATTATGCTACTAAAACAAAGTCTAAAATAACGCTCAAAAGGTGAAAATAACGCGGTCATGAAATTCCTTTTCCAACAACTTTTCTAGCCGATTTGTGTAATGAAAACTTTAATATCATTACCTCAGCTTATCTGTCTTTGCCAATATTCCCTATTAACATAGTAGAACAACCGACTGAAATTACTGAAAATATGACACTTTTTTGTAATCTTTACTTATAATTAAGTAGCCTTTAATTATAAAATTTAACGTAAATGTAGTTGAATTTTCTAAGTGTCTAATTCTTATAAATTTTATTTAGAAAAAAGTTGGCGAAAGTGAAAACCTTGTCATACACTTTCGAACGAGTCATCAATATGTAGTTGATTGTAGAGACAAATTTTAGGAGCTAACGTAAGGTTTCATTTGGTTTGAAATCGTGGAGGGATTAACTCCAGCGTAGCTATTGATTCATCTAGCTTTGAGGGAAGTTTTATGGCGCTTACCAAGGCCGATTTGGCTGAAAACCTGTTTGAAAATCTTGGGTATAGTAAACGGGATGCCAAGGAAACCGTGGAAGTGTTTTTTGAAGAAATTCGGAAATCACTCGAAAGTGGCGAACAGGTAAAACTATCTGGATTCGGTAACTTTGATCTACGGGAAAAGAAAGAACGTCCTGGACGAAACCCAAAAACAGGGGAAGATATACCTATTTCCGCACGTCGCGTGGTCACATTTAGACCAGGTCAGAAGCTGAAAGCTCGCGTTGAAGAGCTGAAAAAAGACGACGTAAAATAATACGTTGCTCATTAACAGTTTAAATATTTAGCGGTTTAACAAAAAAGAGGTCTTAAGACCTCTTTTTTAGTATCTAGCGTCTACTAAAACCAGTAACAGTTACGGTTAGTAGTTAATTTTGATCTTCTTAGCAGCGCTGGTTGCCGAGTGGACAGCTAACGTAGTGTCTTTAGCGCGAGTTAAAATCACTCCTAAGCGGCGGCGGCCATCGATATCAGGCTTACCAAATAGGCGAATTTGCGTATCAGGATTAGCAACGGCTTCGTCGATGCCAGTGTAAGAAAGATTAGTTGACGTGCCTTGACCAAGAATCACAGCGGAAGCTGCTGGACCTGTTTGTCTGATCTTATTGATAGGGCTACCGGTAAATGCGCGCACGTGCAGGGCAAATTCAGACATATCTTGAGAGATCATAGTCACCATGCCAGTATCATGCGGGCGAGGAGAGACTTCATTAAAGATCACTTTATCGCCTTTAATAAACAGCTCTACGCCAAAGATGCCGTAGCCACCCAATGCATTGACGATTTGCTCTGCAACGTATTCAGCGGCTTTAATAGCCACTTCTGACATCTGTTGTGGCTGCCAAGATTCACGGTAATCACCATCTTCTTGACGGTGACCAATTGGTGCACAGAAGTGAACACCGTCAACAGCACGCACTGTCAGCAGGGTAATTTCATAATCAAAATCAATGAAGCCTTCAACAATCACTCGGCCTTCGCCACTGCGACCGCCTTCTTGAGAGTAGTCCCATGCTTTCTGTACATCGTCAGCAGTGCGCATAACGCTTTGTCCTTTGCCTGATGAGCTCATTACAGGCTTAACCACGCACGGCAGGCCAACTTCTTCTACAGCTTGCGAGAACTCCTCAAAGGTATCAGCAAAACGATACTCAGAAGTGGTTAGGTGCAATTCTTCACCTGCAAGGCGACGGATGCCTTCGCGGTTCATTGTCAGTTGCGTAGCGCGAGCGTTAGGCACAACGGTTGTGCCTTTCTTTTCAAGCTCAACTAAAGTGTCGGTCGCAATCGCTTCGATTTCAGGAACGATATAAGTTGGCTTTTCTTGTTCGACTATCTTAGCCAGAGCATCGCCATCTAGCATATCAAGTACGTAGCTGCGGTGAGCAACTTGCATCGCTGGGGCATTGTCGTATTTATCACAAGCGATAACTTCAATACCTAGACGTTGGCATTCAATTGCCACTTCTTTACCTAGCTCACCAGAGCCGAGCAATAAAACTTTAGTTGCACTTGGTGCTGTTGCCGTACCCAACATAGTCGTTCCTTTAAAGATTATGATTTTTTTAGCTGATAATACTCATTTTTTAATAGAGCGCAATCGTTTGCCTAACGATATTTGGTAAATTTTTATGAGAACACCATAACCAAGGCTATGGTGTTTTTTTGCGGAGGATTTTTGCGCAAATTACGCATCTAATGCAATGTAAGTAAACGCAATATCGGGGTTTATCGCTTCTAAGGTATTTTGTGTATCCGCAAGATGCGACATAGAAGCATCATTGATTTCCGCAAGTGCCACCTGTTTAATGTGCGAAAAGTCCATTCCTTGCATTTGCAATTGCACTAATGCCACTTGTAATGGCGGCAGGCTTGGATTAAATGCGGCATTTTCAGCGTAACTGCCGTGCACCGTCGTGCCATCAAGCATCTCAATCGCCACTCCGCTGTAGTTTTTGGTATAAGGCGCGTGACTCTTGTTTAGTGCGATGATCGCGTCAGTAACAAGCGCGTCGTCGTTGGCACTGGAAAAGCCATGATCAATTGGCGACATAAGCCCAGATTCAATGCCTAAATCTTTAGGCCCAAACGACTCTGGTAAATACTCCTGCAAACTTTTAGCATCCATAGATGGCAGTTGTACGGTGAGTTGCTGCGCGCTGGATAGCTCGTTCATAAACTGTCGGCAGTGTCCGCAAGGGCTAAAGTTGATGGTGATGTCGACAATTTCTTGTTCACCTTTCATCCATGCATGGCTAATGGCGGATTGCTCCGCATGCACCGTTTGCCCAAGTTGTACGTTGCTAAATTCTAGATTGGCACCAAAATAGAGATTGTTGGTCGCGCCTTTTACAATCGCCCCTACGTTAAATTTTGAGATAGGCGTAATCGAGAAAGCGGCCGCAAAAGGTAACAGTGTCACTTTTAGTTGTTGTTCATCTAAAGCGGTGCATTGTTGCAATTGCTTAACTTGCTGCGGAGTTAGCACACCTGCAAAAGAAGCGGAATCGAAAATGGCTTTAAAAGTATCAACATAGTCTGCAGGAAGGTCATTGTAGAGATGCTTAAATCGTGGATTCATTGCTCGTTCCTAATAGTGATAGGGCGAAATAGTGTATCGAGTGTAGATGACACAATTCAATAATGTCTATTACGTGTTTATGAATGCGTAATTTTGTCTGGTAAGGATACTGGATTTAGCCCATTAAAAGTGAAACCGTTACCAAGGTAAACGGTTTCGTTCACAGAGAATGTGCTTTTAAGCGCAATTTGCAGTGGCGGCTTGTAACGCCTTGTTGTTAAAGATAATTAGGAAATTAGATGCAACATGAAGGTCATCACAAAGGGCGCAAGCAAAGAGGTGATAACGCCACAAAGCACCAAAGCCAATGAGCTAAATGCCGCATCTTTTTGATTGTGCTCAAATGCCGTCGCTGTGCCTAATGCGTGACTACAAGTACCCATACTCAACCCCTTTGCAATAGGGTGTTTGATATTGAGCATTTTAAAAATCGGATAGCCAAGTAACGAACCTGTAAGCCCTGCTAGCAACACCAAAATCGCCGCTACGGCGGGCTCGCCGCCAAGCTCAGTGGAAACCTGCATGGCAATTGCAGTTGTAACGGATTTCCCCATCATACTGGCGAGCAGTTGTGAGTCTGCACCTAACATAGCCGCTAGCGTACCTGCGGTTAACATCGAGCCTAAACTGCCAATAACACAAGTAGTTAGAATTAACTTCCATTTGGCGCGAATTTCATTGAGCTGTTCGTAAAGTGGGTACGCCAGCGCAACAACGGCAGGTTGCAGTAGATGCTGAATGATCTGATTGCCTTCGTAGTACTTTTGATAAGGCACCTTAAACAGCAGCAAAAACGGGATAAGAATTGCCATACTGATCAATAGAGGATTCGCTAAAGGGTTATTGGCTTTTTTGGCAATAAATTTTGCAATGAAGTAAACAATAATGCTTAACAGTAACCACATATTATCGATCCTCGTTAAGCAGTTTATCGAGCACTAACGATAAAATACACAACACAAAAAGAGTGCCGAATACGGTGCTAATTATGATGGCTAAAGCATTATCGACAAGGATTTGATAGTGAATCATTAAACCGGTGCTGATTGGGATAAACAATAAAATCATGTACTTAATCAGTAATGAGGCACTAGGTTGAACCCAGTGAGGTTTAACAAGGCCACTGACCAAGCCCACAAACAGAATCAACAATCCAATGACACTGCCCGGAACAGACAGTGCGAAAAGGTCTTGCAACCAATTACCTAACGCGAGAGATGCGGCAATTAATGCTGCACTAAGAAGGTAGAAAAAAGCTTTGTTTATCATAAATCAGGAAACCAACTTTTGAACATAGAGATAGACGGCTTTTAAAATTTTCATTTTTTGTTCGTCGTCTTGGTATTGAGAGCCTAAGTTTTCTAAGTTTAACATGTAATTGGGCAACTCGTTTTCAAACATATCGCGACATTGGCGGAGCCATTGTTTCTGTTCTTGATCGGTTAAAGTATGAAAGAAGTTACGAGCGCGGTAGTTAAACAATAAAGGCATGATGCGCGGATCAGATACCTGGATATCTAATGCCCCCAATACTTCCGGCTCAGCTTCTCGGATAATGCGCATTTGCGCTTTATCCGCCGGTGAGAAGAAGCCGTCGTAAAGCAGCTCGTCGACAGTTTTGCTGTTGGCTGGATATTCGCGGTTTTGCGAGAACACCGCATCCAGTTTTTCGCGTATTTCAGGATGTTGTAATAAGCGTTGTTGGGTCTTAATGCATTGCTCTTTATTGAGTTGAGTGCGCTGCTCGGCTTCGGCGGTTAACACTCCAAGCGGGGCTAAAATAGGGCACTTATTGAGATGCACTAATTTGACTGGAATAGGCAGTTCATCTTCTGCTAACTCGCTACGCTTGGTGTATAAGCGTTGCTTGATTTGTTCGGCGGATAGTTCAATTAAAGGCGAGATATCTTGGGTAAGATCAACGGCAATCAAGGCTTTAGTGGGAGTCCAACCAATAGGGCCCACCAAGGTCGCTTTTAAGTGTTCATTGCTTAACATGCCAGAGACATGCACCAGTGGATTCATGGTGACAATATCCACCAAGGCATTGAGCTTTTGTTTGCCTCTGTGTTTAAAGAAGAAATCAAACAGCTTAGGTTGAAACTGTTTTACTTTTTTTGCCAACTCAATCGTGGCGTAGACATCGGCCATCGCATCGTGAGCATTGCTGTGCTCAATGCCGTTTGCCACCGATAGGTGTTCTAAGCGAAAACTGGTATTGCCGTCCTCGTTTTCTGGCCAATTAATGCCTTCAGGACGCAGTGCATGACAGGCGCGCATAACATCTAATAAATCCCAACGAGAGTTGCCATTTTTGTAGCTCCACTCATAAGGTTCAATAAAGTTGCGATAACAGGTATATCGAGTCACTTCATCATCAAAACGAACGCTATTGTAGCCAAGGGTACAAGTGTTGGGACGGCTCATTTCGTTGTGAATGGCAGTGATAAACTCAGGTTCAGATAAGCCTTCTTGCATCGCCTTTTGCGGGGTAATTCCGGTCACTAATGCCGCTTCTGGATTGGGCAGATAATCTGCCGGTGGTCGGCAATAGATCACTAAAGGCTCACCAATCACATTAAGATCCGCGTCGGTGCGAACCCCTGCAAATTGACAAGGTCTGTCTTTGGCTGGGTTCACGCCCCAAGTCTCATAGTCGAAAAAGAAAAAGGTGGATTGCTCCGTGTGCATAAAAAATATCCAAAGATCAGAGTGTTGTCAGTTATTAGACCATTGCGTTAAGCGTATAGCAAACCAGTAACACTATCTAGGCGCGGAAAGTAATGTAAGCGCTTATATTAAAGGCAACTAGGGCTGCTAACGCAGCGGTCTTAAGAGTTACTCAGTTGTCGGTAGTGGGCGATGGTTGTATTAGATGTATGCGACTCGTGGCAAAGTGATTTGATTAAGTATTTGGCAACATCGTCTGCTTGCACAGGGCGCAGATTTTGCAATGGCCCTAACATTATTGGGCTAACCACCTTAAGTAGCTTTTGCACAATTATCTCATCTCGCCTAGGGGCTGAACGCTCGCCAACAAGTGGCCCAGGACGGGCAAAAATTAGCTGTTCAAACCCAAGTTGTGAGACATCTCGCTCCATTTCGCCTTTGCATTTTAGGTAGTGCGACAGGGAATTTGCATTTGCGCCAAAACTTGAGACCACCGCCAGTCGGCGTACGCCAAGTGCTTGCATCTGTTTGGCAAATTTAAGCACCAAATCATGGTCAATACGGTATAAGCCTTGCGCACTGCCTGCTTGTTTTTTGGTGGTGCCTAAACAGATGATGCCAAGCTCGGCGATAGGTTCTTGTAAAGTGAAAAACTCATCATTGGCTAAGGTAATAAAGTGATTATGTTGAGTTGTGATAGGGCTTCGTGTTGGAATATACAAAGCATTGACAAGCTCAGGGTGCAAGGTGAGATAAGCCATCACGCTTTGACCAATTAAACCTGTACCTCCCGCTAAGATGATGTTGGGCTTTGTGATTGTCATAAAGAATGCCTATGAATCTTCTGTTATCGGAAGCAAGTTTGGGTATGATGTTATATCAATGTTAATCGAACATAAACAGCTAAGGAAGGGCAGTCTATGGCAAAAGCATTATTTGAATCATCATTTTTACAAGAGACTTTGCAACCGAATCCCAATTCACCTCGAGCTGTGACCTTAGGTAATGGCGTTAAAATGGAGCTGTTACAAACAGGGATATTGCAGATAACTCCAGCGCTTTCTAGACAAAATGAGGATCAAAATAGCAAACATATTGTCATTTCCAGTGCGATACACGGCAATGAAACTGCGCCGATTGAAATGGTTGATACGTTGGCAAGCTTGATAGCAGAACAAAAATTAACGCCTGTACATCATTTACTGCTGATTATCGCGCATCCACAATCGATTGTTGCCGAGCAGCGCTTCATTGATACCAATCTAAACCGCTTATTTGGCGAGCAGAATTATCCTGAATCTTTAGAGCTAGCGATTGCCGATGATTTAAAAGCCAGCGTAAGCCAATTTTGGCGAGGGACAGCAATGCAAGCACGCTGGCATTTAGACATGCATTGCTCCATTCGAGCCTCGAAACATTATACCTTTTCTATTATCCCGCAATCGTCTTATGCCACACGCAGTAAAGAGTTTATCGAGTTCATGCAGTTTGGCCATATCGAGGCACTATTACTCTCTGACGAGCCTTCTAGCACCTTTAGTTGGTATAGTGCGAGTCAGTTTGGCGCGCAAGCCGCTACCGTTGAGCTTGGGCAGGTGGCAAAATTTGGCTGTAACGATAAACAGAAGTTGGCTGAATTTAATCAAGCATTAATCAATCTCATTCAATGCGAGCAAGCAGAACGCACAACCTTGGCGGATTCGGCAATGATCTTCTACGAGGTGAACTGCTCTATCTATCGCCAACATCAAGAGTTTGAGCTGTTCTTTGATAAAGCATTGGCGAATTTTTCAAGCTTTGCGATAAATGAGGTGTTGGGCAAAGATGGGGAGCAGCTATTAACCATGCCTATCGAGCAAGGTCGAATCGTATTTCCTAATGCCAATGTAGAGTTAAAACAAAGGGCAGCACTGATAGTTAAACCGTGTGCTACCCAATATGTTGACGAGCAACTGACGATTATTGATTAATCGTTTGCTGGCGAACTGCGCTGCAAAAATTCGCTCATCCTGTGCATGCTTTGCGCAAAATAAGGGTTCCAACTGGTGCGAGCCCTTACCATTGACTCATCACCATCCCCATAAGAGGCGAACCATACTTGGTCACTGGCAACCTTAGTGCAGTCTTTTGGCGCATCGACAGGTTGCTGGTGGAAACAAAAGCGCACTTTACCGTCTCTTTTATACATCGGATTGTTGGGAGAAAACCCCAATGACACATGCGACGCACTCAAGATTTTTTGTTCTGGTAAATGCATCGAAAAGGACGTGATTCGCGGGTCGTCAAACTGGGTTTCACCAAACCAAAGCACTTCACTGTTTAAATTAGTAAATTGCTGACTAAACGTATTGACCGCAAATTGAGAATCGATGGTTTCATCTGCTTCACTGAGCATCATAAAGGTCGGCTTGGTATAGGGTTGCTGTTCTAGGTCGTCTCTCACCAGTTGCGATGTGCCGTAGTAGGTAGCCGCGCCTTTCATGTGTAAGGAGTTGTAGCGAGTGTAATTGTCTTCTTTTACTTTACTTTCCCAATTGACAAATTTGCTGGCCAAAGGAGAAAGGAAAGTAAGGGCGTTTCTTGGCTTGAATGCAGGAGAAAACAACAACAGACCTTTTATCTCGGGTTTCTGATAGGCAAGGGCAGTCACTAGGTTGGCTCCGGTAGAAAACCCCCCTAACCAAACCCCATCTACCTTTTTACTCAGCAATTGATATTGGTGAGAAACGGCTTGTTGCCAATCTTCTAACTCAGGTAAAGATAAATCGGCGGGCTTGCTTCCGTGACCTGGTAACAAAATGACGCGCACAAGAAAACCAT is a genomic window of Vibrio neonatus containing:
- a CDS encoding class I SAM-dependent DNA methyltransferase; amino-acid sequence: MKPSQIEKAYDQITHLWESETFDRSNGIEQHKKAISFTSNKRKALDIGCGCTGRFIELLLEEGFTPSGIDISSKMLKIAGKRHPNVDFTHADICEIELEDKYDFITAWDSIWHIPLAEQRNVISKIVASLNEGGVFIFSFGGLTEEGHHTNSVMGPEVYYSSLGTNGFLSLFLELGCVIRHLEFDQYPELHTYLIVEKCGVRS
- a CDS encoding ASCH domain-containing protein encodes the protein MDEQSQQYLNQYLGSLSELERDKYSSFSSDYFCGDEVNANVCAELIRTGVKTATCSLAAWYDSDDEPMPSVGHLQVVLNWQQQPVCIVEIDSVETCRYNEVTAEFAFAEGEGDRSLASWRETHWQFFSGECAELNITPNDDMLLVLERFHVVYE
- the ihfA gene encoding integration host factor subunit alpha codes for the protein MALTKADLAENLFENLGYSKRDAKETVEVFFEEIRKSLESGEQVKLSGFGNFDLREKKERPGRNPKTGEDIPISARRVVTFRPGQKLKARVEELKKDDVK
- the pulA gene encoding pullulanase-type alpha-1,6-glucosidase — protein: MTALFSPFERYFRLCFSSIIALSTLACSSGSNQQDTLDSVTLSNPNIARIYFNDGQTSVEYTLHVWNTKQCSGYQSDDTDWNYGLEPSGRNPNYGLYWDIPIETNASCVNFMPHSFDPNYQTSHLKLMFAQSSAPGAKVGYVFKDTNRVFYTPSRTLPKSSIAVQDAKAHWITPSLILLPIETEQAQLVIAATGGMSVNEQQNQIEGASKTLSLIETADDSWKAQYPHLSTQFNAYQLQINDTGGSIDHLIRGQIWVASYSRDKKEANQPATLQSVTKVQLAPLLDALYAENATQLQFGAVVDSETNTTSFRVWAPTAQQVKLIPFNQELQAGTPILMRRDIGSGSWFVEYANLTHGDFYRYQVTLFHPNSARIETVSVTDPYSLSLSTNSQHSQVVDLNHPQLKPAGWDALSAPVAQKNPASFVIYETHVRDFSALELSTIEAHRGKYLAFTDENSLPVKHLKSLSRRGASHLHLLPVFDIATINEEVTEIANINQPFKTLCQANPELLRHADLSVYCESSLTGIQVLQQLKNKDSSTTPLVQELTGIIAKNDSYNWGYDPFHYSTPEGSYATSANGMQRILEFRTMVAAIKSDIKMNVVMDVVYNHTHAAGLADKSVLDKIVPNYYHRLHPITGELEQSTCCANTAPERAMMEKLITDSILVWTKDYKIDAFRWDLMGHHPRSQILASLDAVKAINPDVYFYGEGWDFGEVANDKMFKQASQLNLYGTGIGSFSDRMRDAVRGGSPFDQSTQLRASQGFGNGAFVYPNELNALSETQAKHLADLVRLGMAGNLRDYPMQDSQNRSITGAELDYNNQPAGYAKDAWETINYVEKHDNQTLWDNLQYKAPFDADLNTRIRMHAVSLATVMYGQNVVFHHMGSELLRSKSMQRDSYNSGDWYNKVDFTKQSNNWNIGLPSADKDKNNWQTIESIYENTQGKVELSTRDMIKMERYFKEMMEIRASSPLFTLGDGREIIQRVKFHNTGSKQIPGLIIMSIDNRAPFENIDSVRQRLLIVINARNDLQTINQLDMSQFKLHRYHQQLGPFSLTQGTELTDNIAIIPAWTAAIFEQR
- a CDS encoding glutathione S-transferase family protein, with protein sequence MKVYGDLQSGNCLKVKMLLSFLQIEHEWIHVDILNGESKTDSFLTKFPNGKIPAVELDDGRYLCESNAILGFFAEDTSLLPHDSFQKAKVYEWLFFEQYSHEPYIAVARFIQKYLGMPEERRDEYLSLQAGGNKALQLMDNQLSQTTYLVGNEMTIADIALYAYSHIADEGGFDLNRYPAVQRWCRQIQSMPRYVGIGVRS
- the purT gene encoding formate-dependent phosphoribosylglycinamide formyltransferase, which translates into the protein MLGTATAPSATKVLLLGSGELGKEVAIECQRLGIEVIACDKYDNAPAMQVAHRSYVLDMLDGDALAKIVEQEKPTYIVPEIEAIATDTLVELEKKGTTVVPNARATQLTMNREGIRRLAGEELHLTTSEYRFADTFEEFSQAVEEVGLPCVVKPVMSSSGKGQSVMRTADDVQKAWDYSQEGGRSGEGRVIVEGFIDFDYEITLLTVRAVDGVHFCAPIGHRQEDGDYRESWQPQQMSEVAIKAAEYVAEQIVNALGGYGIFGVELFIKGDKVIFNEVSPRPHDTGMVTMISQDMSEFALHVRAFTGSPINKIRQTGPAASAVILGQGTSTNLSYTGIDEAVANPDTQIRLFGKPDIDGRRRLGVILTRAKDTTLAVHSATSAAKKIKINY